Proteins from a single region of Salvelinus fontinalis isolate EN_2023a chromosome 15, ASM2944872v1, whole genome shotgun sequence:
- the mapre3a gene encoding microtubule-associated protein RP/EB family member 3a isoform X2, translated as MAVNVHATSVSCDTLSRHDMLAWLNDSLHLTYTKIEQLCSGAAYCQFMDMLFPGCVLLKKVKFQAKLEHEFIHNFKVLQAAFKRMGVDKIIPVEKLVKGKFQDNFEFVQWFKKFFDANYDGKEYDPLQARQGQDMAPAPNPGPQRMSPTVPKIMPAPQRVLNTTVHVRKTPALARNGGSDAELMELNQQLMELKLTVDGLEKERDFYFSKLRDIELICQEHETDTNPHLSRIMDILYATEDGFAAPDDDEIDEQAHLDQDEY; from the exons ATGGCAGTGAATGTGCACGCCACGTCTGTGTCCTGTGACACCCTGAGCAGACACGATATGCTGGCCTGGCTCAACGATTCCCTACACCTCACCTACACCAAGATAGAACAGCTCTGCTCGG GTGCAGCGTACTGTCAGTTCATGGACATGCTGTTCCCAGGCTGTGTCCTGCTCAAGAAGGTTAAGTTCCAGGCCAAGTTGGAACATGAGTTCATACACAACTTCAAAGTTCTCCAGGCTGCCTTCAAGAGGATGGGAGTCGACAAA ATAATTCCTGTCGAGAAGCTCGTAAAAGGAAAGTTCCAGGACAACTTTGAGTTCGTGCAGTGGTTCAAGAAGTTCTTCGACGCCAACTACGACGGGAAGGAGTACGACCCTCTACAAGCCAGACAGGGGCAAGACATGGCTCCCGCCCCCAATCCAG GCCCCCAGAGGATGTCGCCCACAGTGCCCAAGATAATGCCAGCGCCCCAGAGGGTGCTGAACACCACCGTGCATGTGAGGAAGACCCCGGCTCTGGCGCGGAATGGGGGCAGCGACGCGGAACTCATGGAGCTAAATCAACAG TTGATGGAGCTGAAGTTGACAGTGGACGgactagagaaggagagagatttcTACTTCAGTAAGCTGAGAGACATTGAGCTGATCTGTCAGGAACACGAGACTGACACCAACCCTCACCTCTCCAGGATCATGGACATTCTCTACGCCACAGAG GACGGCTTTGCTGCTCCAGACGATGACGAGATTGATGAACAGGCCCACTTGGACCAGGATGAATACTGA
- the mapre3a gene encoding microtubule-associated protein RP/EB family member 3a isoform X1: MAVNVHATSVSCDTLSRHDMLAWLNDSLHLTYTKIEQLCSGAAYCQFMDMLFPGCVLLKKVKFQAKLEHEFIHNFKVLQAAFKRMGVDKIIPVEKLVKGKFQDNFEFVQWFKKFFDANYDGKEYDPLQARQGQDMAPAPNPGDHFSHRPKRTHGPPGPQRMSPTVPKIMPAPQRVLNTTVHVRKTPALARNGGSDAELMELNQQLMELKLTVDGLEKERDFYFSKLRDIELICQEHETDTNPHLSRIMDILYATEDGFAAPDDDEIDEQAHLDQDEY, encoded by the exons ATGGCAGTGAATGTGCACGCCACGTCTGTGTCCTGTGACACCCTGAGCAGACACGATATGCTGGCCTGGCTCAACGATTCCCTACACCTCACCTACACCAAGATAGAACAGCTCTGCTCGG GTGCAGCGTACTGTCAGTTCATGGACATGCTGTTCCCAGGCTGTGTCCTGCTCAAGAAGGTTAAGTTCCAGGCCAAGTTGGAACATGAGTTCATACACAACTTCAAAGTTCTCCAGGCTGCCTTCAAGAGGATGGGAGTCGACAAA ATAATTCCTGTCGAGAAGCTCGTAAAAGGAAAGTTCCAGGACAACTTTGAGTTCGTGCAGTGGTTCAAGAAGTTCTTCGACGCCAACTACGACGGGAAGGAGTACGACCCTCTACAAGCCAGACAGGGGCAAGACATGGCTCCCGCCCCCAATCCAGGTGATCACTTTTCCCACAGACCCAAGAGAACTCATGGTCCTCCAG GCCCCCAGAGGATGTCGCCCACAGTGCCCAAGATAATGCCAGCGCCCCAGAGGGTGCTGAACACCACCGTGCATGTGAGGAAGACCCCGGCTCTGGCGCGGAATGGGGGCAGCGACGCGGAACTCATGGAGCTAAATCAACAG TTGATGGAGCTGAAGTTGACAGTGGACGgactagagaaggagagagatttcTACTTCAGTAAGCTGAGAGACATTGAGCTGATCTGTCAGGAACACGAGACTGACACCAACCCTCACCTCTCCAGGATCATGGACATTCTCTACGCCACAGAG GACGGCTTTGCTGCTCCAGACGATGACGAGATTGATGAACAGGCCCACTTGGACCAGGATGAATACTGA